A genomic window from Salvia hispanica cultivar TCC Black 2014 chromosome 5, UniMelb_Shisp_WGS_1.0, whole genome shotgun sequence includes:
- the LOC125189510 gene encoding uncharacterized protein LOC125189510: protein MILEAIVDHWIWHAHFGVAGSNNIINVLNSSSLFTEQCNGNGPVISFTANGRQHHMGYYLADGIYPRWPVFLKTISCPTGARREFFAAKQEAARKDVERGFGVLQARWGIVKGPTRSWYMHHIANVMYACIILHNMIIHDEGRAASQWSDDEAAPSAGHAAPPVVRGLPYGLSESLQAQESMRNQQAHLDLMNDMIEEVWTRSGRCNCTSLL, encoded by the coding sequence atgatccttgaagcaATCGTTGACCattggatttggcatgctcACTTTGGCGTGGCGGGGTCCAACAACATCATCAATGTGCTGAACTCGTCCAGTCTCTTCACCGAGCAATGCAATGGCAACGGTCCGGTTATCAGCTTCACTGCCAACGGAAGACAAcatcatatggggtactacttAGCCGACGGCATTTACCCGAGATGGCCAGTTTTCTTGAAGACGATCTCCTGCCCAACGGGTGCGAGGAGAGAGTTTTTTGCGGCAAAGCAGGAGGCTGCACGGAAGGACGTGGAGCGAGGATTCGGTGTGCTTCAAGCGCGTTGGGGAATAGTGAAAGGCCCGACTCGTTCCTGGTACATGCATCATATCGCCAATGTCATGTACGCGTGCAtcatcttgcacaacatgattattcaCGATGAAGGTCGTGCAGCTAGCCAGTGGTCCGACGATGAAGCCGCTCCGAGCGCAGGTCATGCAGCCCCGCCGGTCGTTCGAGGTTTACCCTATGGACTCAGCGAGAGTTTACAAGCTCAGGAGAGCATGCGCAACCAACAAGCTCATCTTGATCTCATGaacgacatgattgaagaagtttggacaCGTAGTGGTCGTTGTAATTGTAcctctttattgtaa